Part of the Vitis vinifera cultivar Pinot Noir 40024 chromosome 13, ASM3070453v1 genome is shown below.
tttatataatttttagttacttgttttcatctaaaacaagtaaatatacctttcaacccttttatatatatataaaaatcaatctctactatgtattatacctttcaacccttttatatatatataaaaatcaatctctactatgtattgatataatccacttctaaaattaggtcatatgaaaacattttaattgattgcttaaaataaaaactctccatcCATCCTCATTTTAAtcgagtacttaaaataaaaactctcaatccatcccctttctttatttttcttttttttttattttaataaattttcaattaattcaaatcattaaaaaaaaatctttaataaacaaatttgtagcatttcatataacttattactaaaagtcatgttcaaaaagttgttaaaataagaaaggaagaagattaaaaaaaagaaattgaactttttattttataatagtaaaaaaaaaactttaaaatacttttttagtataaaaataaaataaaatagtgaatatatttattttaaatggtattttaatcattaaattatttacttctaaaatgtaaacgataaaaataaatataaaagataatttttatttatttaaattaattttttttaaagtattttctaaaatagtctttgaatcattaatataatttttgtttatttataatttaaaaataaaaaataatgtaatttttcaattatttataaaaaagttttaaaaaaatgaaaaatccaaaaatggttaaataagaaagaagagtgacaagtagtagaataaagacaaaaatgagtcaagtagatatttttgtcaattactatctcatatccttggacttaaatatgggtggttggaggaccaaatgttaatttttggacccagttgggcccaaaacacaattctctcAATTTTCAACAGGTCCCGAAGTCTTCTTCGTGTACAGTTTGTAACCATTACTTTTGTATATATGGCAAACTAAAGAATTTTGGTCAAAGATTAAATTCAATTGGGAGAagattaggatttttttttatattttaatttgatacttaaaataataagatttataaaaaaaatataaaaagacaaaaaagacgGAGTAAAGGAAGGACAAGGTTtgactaaaatttaaatattgttgttatttaataaattaaattctgTCAAATGATTAAAAACCACATATTTGAACCGTCcaaagtcataaaaaaataaatttagcaTAGGGGTAATCAACTTTTTCAAATTTGGTtagaatataataaataattttttaaaaaaatgattatatgaTCATATTCAgacctaataaataaatagatttggGAGAGGTGGTTCCTAATAATTCTAAATTTAGCAAAAATCAAATCagtcaataattaaaaataaataaaaattgagaacgTACCCTTGGATCGTCCAATGTCATAGTGGGGATTCGGCTTTTTATATTGGTTTAGAAATGAGTGAAACAATTAGAAAgtattggaaaatttgaggggcCCAAAAGTCATAAAGATCGCATATTGTTTGTTGCTGACTACATCGTGACTCACCCTATCTACCCACACGAAACGACGAGGGGGCAGCATTGATAGTTGAATGAGTcgcattttgataatttaactattttatatatatattttttaaaaaataaataaaaagagagaataaTGTAATTATGCATCatcacaaaaattatatttaatcatttatattattattttttaattttattaaaaattaaaattttttcatactGAAAATTATGCATCGAAGAACACAACCCTTAAAAACAAGATATcacatttatatgaaaaaaaatattattcttttatgaaacaaataaaattaaagtgtATTAAAAGTATTAAATCGGAAAGAAtgtatcatttttattttatttaaaaataattaggggatatttggtaaaacttaatacttatcacttaataacttaaaattaattttaaattaaaatatatttaagttgttgacttaaaatttattacgtaattttattttttaagtactaaaattatttaatacaattaactttaaaattattacaaatcaTCGTATTGAAGTggattgtttttacttattatttaaaattgtttttgacttaaaatcatatcattaaattattttaataaatatacttagtaatttaaattaaattgttaaatTGGTTTACGAAACACccatttcctttaaaaaaataataatttttaaaatctaaattcaactattgaaaaagttttatggacataaatttaaaatctttcaaaatattttttaaagatacgAGATAAGTTTACATTTCTTGtacaaatgatttttattttttatataaaagttattaaaataaataagaggaAGTGCATTCAAAGCACACCTCAATATTATTCCCTTCTATTTAGAAGAAAAATCATGGGAGCAAATGATGTGAAATAGGTAAAAAACAATCCCCAAATAGTATTATTTTTCCCACTAAGCTTATGAatgtaaaacaaaaacaatattgTTAGAAGTGGTTTTGTTACTTTTTGTGCCAAATTTAATGAACGTTTTGGCGAATTGAACACAAGATAGATTAGATTAGAACTCCTAAGAATTGTTGCAATGCATACAAACTTAATTTTCCCATTTTAACTCTCAAATATTTAGGGAAGGCATGTAGCTCATGATCGGAAGCAAACCTCCAATTTTCACTTGTGCTACTGTGACCAAACGTAGTCTCATAACCAATGGGGGAAACAATCAAATCACTTCACCAGAGGTTACACATATAGACCCATTGAAACCAACCCAACAAACCAATTATTCAACCCCACGTGACTCACCGCCTGTTATCATAACACCCCGTGACCCCACGGTGCACATTATCATCATTCAAACTTCCATGTGCTTGCTAACATGTCCCTTTCTAGAAATTAACCTTAACAATGCTGATCGGTGGCCCTCCTCTCCCGTACCACCACAGGAAGGCCACCTCTCACGGTGGCCGTGAGCCCCGAATCGAACCGGGGTGCGACGTTGGCGTGAACAACGTGGATATTGAATGGTCGGAGCACCGCGGCCGCCACGCTTTTCATCGCCACCACTGCCATTTCCTTCCCTAAGCAAACCCTAATCCCAGCTTGAAAAACTGGGAACTTGAATGGGCTCTGTGGAAAGAATGTACCATTATTTAGCCACCTCTGTGGCCTGAATTCCATGCAATCTGGACCCCAAATTGCTTCAATTCGACCCATTGCATAGGGATGGTAGGTAACCCTAGTGCCCTTCATCACGAATGTTCCGTCTCGAAGAACATCGTCTTGTCGGGCAAACTTTGAATCGAATTGCACTGGTGGATAGAGTCTTAGGCTCTCATGAACAGCTGCATGGAGGTAGTGCATTTCCCTTATTAGTTCAAAGCTAGGGAACTCTTGATTTGGGTGCATGATTCGGTCTGCCTCGTCTCTGATTTTGGACTCAACCTCTGGGTGAGTGGCCACCAGCCAGAAGAATGTTGTCAGTGCGGAAGCCATGGTGTCGCGGCCTGCGAGGATGAAGCTTATAACAATGTCTCTCAAGTAGTCATCGTCCTTGATGCAAGCCATGAATCTTGAAAGAAGGTCTTGGTGTGTGGAAAAGCCTAGTTTTCTCTTCTGTATTATCAACTCCTTGGCAAGGACATTGACCTTCTTGATGGCCTCCTTCAGTCTTCTCTCTGAACCTAAATTCAACAAACGTTTGATCTTCCAGATCAATGGTGAGGCTACCATTGCTCTCTCTGCAGATAACTTGGTTGCAAGATCAAAGGATTCAGCGAATTGGGAGATGGGCAAGGCCAATTCGAGGCAACCGGGGTCCAAACCGAAGGAAAATTTACAAATATTATCAAAAGTGAATCTTCGGAAAACATCTTGTAAATCCAACACGCTGCCATCTTTCTCAGCATATGATGATAAAAGGGGTAGAAGCCGATGTTTGATCTCGGCCATGACAACCTCAAACGCAAATGATCGTATAGAGACACTTCCAAGCTCTAGAGAAGCCATTTTCCTCTGAAACACCCATGAATCTCCGTCCACATTGAAGATACCCTTACCAAGGAGATCACCAAGAATGGTAGAGAATGGTTTTCCTTTTGGATAATTATCGAATCGGGTCTTGAGCATATACTCAACATTATCCGGATTTGCAGTGATGGTGTTGCCAAGAACATGTATATGAATGGTGTGGGTTGGGGACTTTTGGAGAAGATGAGTATACCAGTCACAGAGATTGCCGAACTCCATCAACCAGCTAGATGTGAGGTACCCACAACAAATATCACAATTGCACCAAACTTTCTGCCTcatgaaaagaagaaagaaagagaaaatagagaaggatatggtgaagaagaagaagatgaaacaAAAAGATGCTTGCAGAGACTGCAAGAAAGAGAGGTTTTCAGAGTATTCCATCAAAGGATAATGGAGCAGAAACtttcaaagaagaagaagaagacggaGAAGAACGGGAGAGTCAGTGCCCAGCTATAGGGAATAATATGAGTCGAAAATGAGagactttttttatttgatgagTGCTTTTGGTGACAGACTAGACAAAGCTTTCAATTTATGGGGATGATAAGTTTATTTGTTTGTCAGAGGAAACGGATGGAAACATTGTTACTTTTGCCTGCGTGATTGTCAGTGGTGGTTACGTATGGATCATCTTGCCACGCACACAAGAGAGGAGGTACCATATCTCAATTCGACcacataaaattcaataattgaaattgattttgaaatacCTAAAAGCTAAAATTTTTAAGGTACGTGAGTCACCAACTTTTACATGTGATAGTCAATAAAATCAGTACATAAGTTAAAATTTTGGATAATgttattctttttattcaaaaggaaaaaaaaatttgaagagagttaggatgttttttttccttttttttttcaatttaaaattaattctccaaacatttcccaatttcaaatcaaacccaagttatttcaaagaaaaaaaatgaacgaCTTATCGTAAGACTGGCATAATTTAATCATTCTTTAACAAAttgaacaatatatatatattttttctaaattttacatTGTTTATGCCTTTGAagatgattttgataaaaaaaaaaaaacattttggaTGATAATTAAGCATCACCTGCTGAGGTTAAAAAAGGCAGGTCTGTCATACACAATTCAAATCATGGTGCATCTTTCGATTCCACAAATAATttcatttgattgattttgcACAAAGTGCAAGACTGTGGGGGCATTTAAGCAATTATCGGGTGGATTGAGTATAGCGATTTGGTCATGTAATAAAAAGAGATACAAAATATATGCTATAGCAGGCGATGATGGGGGTGGCTATGGTCCACATCTGAGTGAAATCACCAAGAAACCACACTGAAATAGCACGAGTTTCGCCTGTAGAAACGACTGAAAGTGGGTCGTTTATACTTTATAAGACATATCTCAATCCACACGTCACGGAATATGTTAGTCTTTATATGAGTTATCCATCCAGCCACGtgtacaaaaaatttataatattgttttggGTTTTGATTGAATTCCATTTCCGGTTAGTTGTTGGGAAAGAGTGTGGTAGATGGGGATCTTTGGTTGCACTGCCTTCAGATCAAGGTAGATGGGATTCATTGATGGCACTAGGCACTATGTTGTTAATTTTGCAATGCATGGCGAAAGTCTCTGACATAGCCATTACTGTAGCAAAAGTTTTACCCAAGCATGAGCTTACcgtggaaaaggaaaaataaatgaaagttgagttgttcatgttagtTTGCCTTTTGGGTGACATCAGCtagctttttttccttttttctttttcctttatttatttttttggtgtgTGTGATGAATGAATATATACCttctataatttaaaatttgggtTCTCAaagttaattataatttaaaatttggctTTAAAAGTATTTAAC
Proteins encoded:
- the LOC100248872 gene encoding cytochrome P450 94C1; translated protein: MEYSENLSFLQSLQASFCFIFFFFTISFSIFSFFLLFMRQKVWCNCDICCGYLTSSWLMEFGNLCDWYTHLLQKSPTHTIHIHVLGNTITANPDNVEYMLKTRFDNYPKGKPFSTILGDLLGKGIFNVDGDSWVFQRKMASLELGSVSIRSFAFEVVMAEIKHRLLPLLSSYAEKDGSVLDLQDVFRRFTFDNICKFSFGLDPGCLELALPISQFAESFDLATKLSAERAMVASPLIWKIKRLLNLGSERRLKEAIKKVNVLAKELIIQKRKLGFSTHQDLLSRFMACIKDDDYLRDIVISFILAGRDTMASALTTFFWLVATHPEVESKIRDEADRIMHPNQEFPSFELIREMHYLHAAVHESLRLYPPVQFDSKFARQDDVLRDGTFVMKGTRVTYHPYAMGRIEAIWGPDCMEFRPQRWLNNGTFFPQSPFKFPVFQAGIRVCLGKEMAVVAMKSVAAAVLRPFNIHVVHANVAPRFDSGLTATVRGGLPVVVRERRATDQHC